TCACGCCGTCGATAATCCGCAGGCCGTTACCGGACAGCAGGTCATCGGGAAGCGAGTAACCGGTGAAGCCGGCTGCGAGGGACAGGATGAGCAGGACGCCGCCCACCACCCAGTTCAGCTCGCGGGGCTTGCGGAATGCGCCGGTGAAGAACACACGGAGCATGTGCACCGATACGGCGGCAACAAACAGCAGCGCGGACCAGTGGTGAACCTGGCGCATGAAGAGGCCGCCGCGGATATCGAAGGAGATGTTCAGCGAGGACTCGTAAGCCACCGACATCTCGACGCCCTTAAGCGGGACGTAGCTGCCGTTGTAGTGCGTTTCGGCCATTGACGGGTCGAAGAAGAACGTCAGGAACGTTCCGGACAGCAGGAGGATGACGAAGCAGTACAGCGCGACTTCGCCGAACATGAACGACCAGTGGTCCGGAAAGACCTTGCGGCCGAATTCCTTGACCATGGCGGAGCCGCCGACCCGGGAGTCGACGAAGTTGGTAACGCGGCCCAGACGGGTCTTGGCCTCGTAGGGAGTAGCGGAGGGAACACTCATGGTTTAGCCACGCTCCCAGTAGCTCGGTCCAACGGGTTCATGGAAATCGCTGGTGGCGATCAGGTAGCCATCGCTGTCAACGGCGATGGGCAGCTGCGGAAGCGGGTGGACAGCCGGTCCAAAGATGACCTTGCATTCCTGCGTCAGGTCAAAGGTGGACTGGTGGCACGGGCAGAGCAGATGGTGGGTGTGCTGTTCGTACAGCGCAACCGGGCAACCGACGTGGGTGCAGATCTTGGAGTATGCGACGATGCCGTCGACGTTCCAGTCCTCGCGTCCCGGAGAGGGGTTGAGGGACTCCGGGTCCAGGCGCATCAGGAGGACAACGGCCTTGGCCTTCTCCTCCAGCTTGTGCTCGGACTCGTTCAGGCCTTCGGGAATAACGTGGAAAGCGGAACCGAGCGTCACATCCGAGGCCTTGATCCGGGTACCGCTGGGATCGCGGGTCAGGTGCACGCCTTCGGCCCACATGGTGTGGCGCAGAACGTCTCCGGGCAGCGGACCGAGGTCGCGGAAGACGGCGATGGCCGGAAGCGGCGCGAGAACCATGGCACCCAGGAGGGTGTTGCGGATCAGCGGACGGCGCTTGATGCCCGTCTCTTCGACGATGTCCCCAAGCATCTTCTCGGCAACGGCGCGGTCTTCCTCGGGACGGATTTCATGCCGTTCCTCGATGACCTCGTGGTCCGGCATGAGCGTCTTGGCCCAGTGAACAATGCCGACGCCGATGCCGAGCATCGCAAACGCGGTGCCCAGGCCCAGGAGCAGGTTCTGCACCCGGATGTCGGCAATGGTGTGGCCGCCTTCGAGCTTGATGCCGAAGTAGCCGACAAAAAACACGAGCGTACCGATGATGGAGATGACGAACAGTGCCGCCACCTGCCGCTCGGCCCGCTTCTCAGCGTGGGGATTCGTATCGGCCAGCCGAGGACGGTGCGGAGGAAGTCCGGGATTCCGGAACTTCTCTTCAGCGTCCTGGCCAGCCGTAGCGACGGTGCCCGAGGTGTTCGGACTGCCGTGACTATGGTCGCCCATGATCCCCCTCATCCTTCTCTTGAAACTGCATTTATAGACCTATGTGTAACTGTGATGTCACCCCGAAAGGTGAGCGCGGGTGATGTCTAGGAAGACCGGGCGGTCAACCAAATGGTGAAAGCAATGACGAGGCCGAGGCCTGCGGTCCAGATGAACAGGCCTTCGGAGACGGGGCCCAGCGAGCCAAGTTCGGCTCCGCCCGGCGAACCGTTGGCTTCGATGTTCTTCAGGAAAGCGATGATGCTCTGCTTGTCCTCCGGGGAGATGTTGGCGTCATTGAAGACCGGCATGTTCTGCGGGCCGGTGACCATGGCCTCGTAGATGTGCTTCTCCGAGACTCCCTCCAGGGACGGAGCGAACTTGCCCTGCGTCAGGGCACCGCCGGCGCCGGCGGCGTTGTGGCACATGGCGCAGTTGACGCGGAAGAGCTCGCCGCCCTCGGCGGCGTTGCCGGCAGCGGCGTTGGTGAGCTCGGTGTCCGGTACAGCGGGACCGGCGCCGAGGCTGGCGACGTAGGCAGCAAGCTGGCTGGTCTGTTCCTCGGTGAACTGAACCGGCTTCTGCTGGGCCTGCGGGCCCTGCATGGCCATCGGCATGCGGCCGGTGCCCACCTGGAAGTCGACGGAGGCGGCGCCCACGCCAACGAGGGAGGGTCCGTTGGCGGATCCCGAAGCGTCCATGCCGTGGCAGGTGGCGCAGTTGGCGATGAAGAGCTTCTCGCCCTGGTTTTCGTCATCAGCCGTGTAGGCGGTGCTTGCAGCCTGGGCCTCGTTGGCGCCGCTGACTGCTGCATAGAGCCCACCTGTAACGAGGAGTCCCAGCAGCAGCAGCGCAACTGCTGCTAGGGGATGACGTCGCCTTTGCGATAGTGCCTTCACTTGGTGGTTCCTAACTTCTGTGGTCTTTGGTGTGCTGGTGCCACTTTGGATTTCTTAAGGGTTGCCGGCTCAAGCAGGTGTTACTTGAGGAAGTAGATGATGACGAACAGGGCAATCCAGACTACGTCCACGAAGTGCCAGTAGTACGACGTCACGATCGCAGAGGTGGCTTCAAAGTGGCCGAAGCGCTTCGCTGCGTAGGCACGTCCGATGATGAACAGGAACGCGATCAGTCCACCGGTGACGTGAAGGCCGTGGAAGCCCGTGGTCAGGTAGAACGAGGATCCGTAGGAGTTCGAGGAAAGCGAAACTCCTTCAGTCACGAGCATCGCGTATTCGTAGGCCTGGACGGACACGAACACGGCACCCATGAGGAAGGTGAGGAGGAACCACTCGACCATGCCCCAGCGGGAGACTTGGAAGAGTCCTCCCGTGCGGCGCGGCTGGAGGCGTTCTGCGGCGAAGACGCCGAACTGGCAGGTAACGGAACTAAGAACGAGGATCACCGTGTTCGCGAACGCAAACGGAACGTTGAGCTTCTCCGTCTCCATGGCCCACAGGTCGCTCGAGGTGGAGCGAAGAGTGAAATACATGGCAAAAAGGGCGGCGAAAAACATCAGTTCGCTGGCCAGCCACACTACGGTTCCGACGGAAACCATGTTGGGGCGGTTCAGCGTGGGGTGAGCCGGGGTACTGGGGGCATGGGTCGCTGTTGTCACATAGACATTATGGACGTAAAACAGCCCAGTTCTCCAACAGATATAGACGGTCGGCGCGTCTAAATAGTGCCGAAACCCCGCCGATCCCAGTAACGGCGCGGAACTGGCTCTCCAGAAACAAATCAGTATTTTCTACGAAACGTAGATAACCTAGGGGATGTGACTACGAATCCGAGCTCCGAACACGCCTGGCCGCAGCTTCTCAACGCCCTGATTTCGCGTCAGGATCTGCGCGCTGACCAGACCCGCTGGGCGATGAACACCATCATGGCCGGGGAGGCATCCGATGCGCAGATGGCCGGCTTTCTGGTGGCGCTGCGGGCCAAGGGCGAGACCGTGCAGGAGCTGACCGGCCTGGTGGAGGCCATGCTGGAGAATGCCAAGCCCATCGACATTCCCGGTGAGACGCTGGACATCGTCGGCACGGGAGGTGACCGCCACAACACGGTCAACATCTCCTCCATGGCTGCGCTTGTCTGCGCGGGAGCCGGTGCCAAGGTGGTCAAGCACGGCAACCGTGCGTCGTCGTCGGCGTCGGGCTCCGCCGATGTCATCGAGGCTCTCGGAGTGCGGCTGGACCTCACCGTGGACCGGGTGGCCGAGGCTGCGCTTACAGCGGGCATCACGTTCTGCTTTGCCCAGGTCTTCCATCCGTCCATGCGGTATGCCGCCGTGCCCCGGCGCGAAATGGGAGTGCCCACTGCCTTCAACTTCATGGGTCCGCTGACCAACCCGGCCCGGCCCGCGGCATCGGCCATTGGCGTGGCCGACGCCCGTCTGGCCCCGCTCATCGCCGGGGTCCTGGCGGAGCGCGGCGTGCGCGCACTGGTGTTCCGCGGGGAGGATGGGCTGGATGAGATGACGACGACGGGCGTCTCCACCGTCTGGGAGGTCCGTGACGGGGCCGTGGAGACCTCAACAGTGGATCCCCTGGACCTGGGGATACCCCGGGCCACCCTGGAGGATCTGCGGGGCGGAGACGCCGCCGCCAACGCCGCCGTGGTCCGGAGTGTCCTGGCCGGGGATCGGGGACCCGTGCGTGACGCCGTCGTCCTCAATGCCGCAGCCGCCCTGGTGGCGCTGGATACGGATGCCGCGGGCAGCCTCACCAAGCGCCTGGCCGCGGGTATCGCCCGTGCCGAGGCCGCGATCGACGGCGGCGGCGCCCGGGCCGCCCTTGACCTCTGGGTGGAAGTGACGCGCTGAAGGCAGCGCCGAAGGGGCAGCCCGCACCAGCAGGCGGCGGGTGACCAAATTCAAAAAATGAGGCCGTTCCCGTTGCCGGGGACGGCCTCATTTTTTAGTTTTCGGGGACGGATTTCCGGGTCAGCGCGGTCCGGAGCCAAGAGTGAAATCGGTGCCAAGGGCGTCTGGAAAAGTTGTAAATCCGTTACCCAAAAGATGCAATGACGTGATAACAGGGCGTTTTGTGCTCAGTATTTCCCGCTGGGGATGCCGTAGTGCAGCCCTGAGACCGTCTGAATCCGTAGTTTTAGCCGTCGAAGCCGAGGGAAAATGCGGCGTCCAGGTCATGCTTGGAGTACGCCCGGAAGGCGATCTGCGTGGTGGTCCCGATGACGCCCTCCACCTTGGACAGGCGGTTGGCAATGGCATCGGCCAGGTCTTCGTGGCGGCGGACGCGGGCAATGGCGATCAGGTCCCACTCACCCGTCACGGAGTAGACCTCGCTGATGCCTTCGATCTCAGAGATTTCCTCGGCGCATTCCGGGATGCGCGCTGAATCGGTCTGGATGAGTACAAAAGCGGTGATCATGTTGGGCCCTTTCATGGTGCTGCCTGTGGGCGGAGACGTTACGCCCTGCTGTCGAGCCTATCGGACGGGGCGGACACGCGGCGGCTGGCGGATCGGCGGCCTCTGCTGAGAAGCGCGGCCGCAGCCCGCGGCACCAGGAGGAAAGCGCCCAGAACGCAGAACGTCACCACGGCGAAGCTCGGTGCCACACCGCCTCCGGCCATGGCGCGGATCCCCAGCCCGGCCCCCGCGGTGATCACCCACAGGATAACTCCAGCAGGCCACAGTGAAGCGGGGGAGCGCCAGCGGCCCAGCAGCAGCCAGCCGGCGAGGCAGGCGGCCAGGAACGGTGAGGCGGTGATAAGGATTCCGGCCGGGTCCAGGCCGTGTTCGTGTGTATCGCGCCCCAGGGCGGCAAACAGGATGATGAGGACGGCGTCGAGGGCCGGGACCAGGAAAAGCCAGGGCTTGCTGCGGTGCCCGGTGTTCCGGGGAGGTGTGCTGCGGTTGGCTGTCATGGCTGCTGCTCTCCGGGAGCGGAGCGGCGGTGCTCCCGTACATAGGGTTCCAGTAGTTCCTTGACACGGGCCTCAACGTCTTCCTGCGTCCTCTCGCCCTCAAGGAGCTTGGTTGCCGTGTGGACGATCCCGTTGATCAGTTCCGCAGTGGCGGCCGGATCGGGGGATCCCAGCTCCTGAAGGGTGCTCACCAAGGGATCCAGCAGCTGGGAATGCATCATCGCGCTCTGGGTGTTGAGTTCCTCACTGGGCGCCACGGCCGCCAGGGCGTTCCCCACGGCATGCTCGCCCTCGGCCACCAGGGCGATGTTGGTCAGCACGTAGGCGAGAATCCGGTCCGCCGGATCGGGCTCGGACCGCATTGCCTCCTCGACCCGCTGCGCCCACCGCGGAAAGACATCCAGGACCAGCGCATGCAGCAGGTCCTGGCGTGATTTGTAGTACTGGTAGGCGCTGGGACGGGCGAGGCCCGCCAGCGCGGCCACTTCGGCCATGCTGGGGGCCTCGCCCGTTTGGGCCAGCAAAGTGCGTGCCGCATCCAGAAGTGCCCGCTGCTGGGCCGCGCGGTGCTCTGCGACCGTGGGGGCGTTAATGCGGGGCACGAGCCCTCCTGATTGCTGCGGTTTACGGGTTGATGAGCCGTCCGTCGACCATCTCCACCACCCGGTGGCAATGGTGCAGTACGTCGTGATCATGCGTCACCATAACTGTAGCAACGCCGCGCTCCGCGGTTTCGCGCGCCAGCAGGGCCACCACATCCTGGCTGCGCTTCCGGTCAAGGGCTGCCGTGGGTTCATCCACGAGCAGCAGCCGCGGCTTGGTCACCAGGGCCCGGGCAATTCCCACCCGCTGGCGCTCTCCGCCGGACAGCTGGTCCGGGCGGCTCTTGAGCTTATGCTCCATGCCCACGGCGGCGAGCAGTTCCCGGGGATCGAAGTTCTTCTTCCCGAACGCCAACCGGTGCAGCAGCTCCAGCTGTTCCCCGGCGGTCAGTGCCGGAATCAGGTTGCCGGACTGGAAGACGAAGCCGATGTTCCGCAGGCGGAAACGGGCGCGGGCCGAGCTGTTCAGCGTCCCGAGGTCAGTGCCGTTGACCGTAACAGTTCCGCTGTCCGGCGAAGTGAGGGCCCCGGCTGCCGCCAAGAGGCTGGATTTGCCGGCTCCGGAGGGGCCGACGACGGCAACCAGTTCCCCGGGCCGCACTGTGAGGGACACATCATCGAGTGCCTGGACCGTGCTGTCTCCGTCGCCGAGGGCAAGACTGGCGCCTTCAATAACGAGTCCAAGGGTGTCCGTGGGAGTTTCGGTTGCGGTGCTCATCGCTGTCCTCCAAGTGCTGCCAGGGGATCAACCCGGGAAATACGAATAATGGCTGCCGCCGCGCCGAGCAGTCCCAGGAAAATCGTCAGGGCAGTGGCAATGCCGATCGGGGCCGCCTCCAGGGCGAACGGCATGGCGGTGCCGGAGAGTGCGGATCCCATTCCCAGGCCGGCCAGCACGCCCAGGGCGGTGAAGCCGACAAGGATTATGGCGGCTTGGGCCAGGCCGTCGCGCAGCAGATAGGCCGTGGAGGCGCCGATGGCGCGCAGGACTGCCAGCTCATGCTTGCGCTGCACGGTCCACACCGTGAAGAAGGCACCGACCACCAGTGCGCAGATGGCGTAGAGGAACACCTGGATCATCTGCAGGGTCAGCGTTTCCGCTGAGTAGCCGGGGGATGCGTTGAAGGATTCCTTCAGCGAGGAGGTTACCGTTCCCGCAGCCTCGTCGCCGGCGGCGAAGTCGATGTCTGCGCCGTCTTCGGCCAGGAGGGCCACGGTGCTCGCCGTGTCGCGCTGCGCGGAAGCAACGTCGGCTTCGGTGGGGGCTCCGGGTGCCGCGTCCCCGCCGGTGATGTACTGCCAGGTGGGAAGCGGGAGGTAGGCGATGGTGACGTGCCCGAATGTTGCCTGGCCGTTGGTGTAGCCGACAACGGTCAGTTCGGTGCCAATCCGGTCCAGTGTCACCACAGAACCCAGTTCCAGGCCTTCGTCGGCTCCGGTGCTGGAGACAACAATCTCGTTGGGGGCGGAGGAGGCGCGGCCTTCACCGATTTCCGGTGCGAGGAAGGAATCGGATTCGACGCCGAAGAGCGAGAGATCCACCTGGGTTCCGTCACCGGTGGCACCATTCATCATGGTTGAACCCATGAGGGTGACATCTTCGACGCCGGGCTGGCTGCGCCAGGCTTCAGCTTGGGATTCGTCGACAACGCTGCGGGAGAAGGCGTTGTCTGTCTTGGTGCCTTCATTGAAGGCGAAAGCAGTGGCCGGCATGGCCTTGAGTCCGGAAACACCGTCATTGACGAGTCCGGAGGACAGGCCCGAGAGCAGGACCATCAGGACGGCAATCAGGGCAATGACGCCGCCCATCAAGCCAAACCGCGCCCGGGCGAAGCGCAGTTCGCGCAGCGCTAGAAACATGGGAATTCTCCAGGGGTTGTGGGCTGTATCGATACCAACATGGTGTCAGCATCATACCAACATCGTGTCAGGAAGCAGCCTTCGGGTGCAAATTGGGAACGTCTTCCGCACTGCCCCGGTGATCCGCCGGTCCTTCTCTGGCCCCGGTCCCTCAGCTCTGCTGTCCTTGAGAGCATGACCTTGCACCTGCGCGCGGCCTGGGCCCGGGTCCGCGGATCCCGCCTGATCCGGTGGGTGGCGGCACTGCTCGCCGTGGTGCTGGTGATCGAGTACATCGTCCTGCCGCAGCTGGTGGGTTCGGGAAACGTGGCCGCCGCCCTGCTGCGGCTGCCGCCGGTGCTGGTGCTTTTTGCCCTGGCGCTGCAGGCTCTTTCCCAGGCCAGCTACAGCCTGCTGACCCGTGCCGTGCTCCTGGGTGACGAGCGTCCCGGCTTTTTCACTCTGCTGCGCATCGATCTGTGCGACCTGGCCATCAATAACACGGTTCCGGGCGGGGGTGCGACGGCGGCCGCAGCCAGGTTCCGGCTGCTGGCGCTGTGCGGCGTGCAGTCGCAGAATGCCCTCAGCGCCGCCACGATCCAGGTGGTGGGCTCCAATCTGGTGCTTGCGGGACTGTTTGCCGTGGGCCTGCTGGCCGGGCACGGAGGAGGCGGCGGCGGGAGGTACCTCAGTGTTGCGGGGACCGTTGTGCTCGTGCTGCTGGGAATTTCCCTGATCGGCCTTGTCGTCCTGGACCGGCAGTTGAATGCCGCAGTCCGTGCGGCGCGGGCGGCAGCGCGCGCCGTGAGGGTGATCAAGCAGGATTCCGCCGAACAGTTTGTGCGGACGATAGCCGCGGAAGTGCATCTGTTCCGCGCCGAGCCCCGGCGCCTGGGCGCGGCAGTGCTCCTTGCCGCCACACGGTACCTGCTGAGCGCGGCCTGCCTCTGGGTCTTCGTGGCAGCATACGGGCACGTCCTGGACCCCGGGGAACTGCTCCTGGCCTATTCATTGGCCAACCTGGTGGCGCTTGCACCGCTGACTCCGGGCGGCCTGGGCCTTGTCGAGGGAATCCTGGTACCGATGCTTGTCAGTTTTGGGGCACCCGACCATGTGGCGGTCCTGGGGGTTCTGTCCTGGCGGGTCGCGCAGTTCTGGCTGCCAATCCCGCTGGGCGGGCTGTCCTATGTGTCCCTGCGGCTGGGGA
This genomic interval from Arthrobacter citreus contains the following:
- a CDS encoding ubiquinol-cytochrome c reductase iron-sulfur subunit, which translates into the protein MGDHSHGSPNTSGTVATAGQDAEEKFRNPGLPPHRPRLADTNPHAEKRAERQVAALFVISIIGTLVFFVGYFGIKLEGGHTIADIRVQNLLLGLGTAFAMLGIGVGIVHWAKTLMPDHEVIEERHEIRPEEDRAVAEKMLGDIVEETGIKRRPLIRNTLLGAMVLAPLPAIAVFRDLGPLPGDVLRHTMWAEGVHLTRDPSGTRIKASDVTLGSAFHVIPEGLNESEHKLEEKAKAVVLLMRLDPESLNPSPGREDWNVDGIVAYSKICTHVGCPVALYEQHTHHLLCPCHQSTFDLTQECKVIFGPAVHPLPQLPIAVDSDGYLIATSDFHEPVGPSYWERG
- a CDS encoding cytochrome c, whose protein sequence is MKALSQRRRHPLAAVALLLLGLLVTGGLYAAVSGANEAQAASTAYTADDENQGEKLFIANCATCHGMDASGSANGPSLVGVGAASVDFQVGTGRMPMAMQGPQAQQKPVQFTEEQTSQLAAYVASLGAGPAVPDTELTNAAAGNAAEGGELFRVNCAMCHNAAGAGGALTQGKFAPSLEGVSEKHIYEAMVTGPQNMPVFNDANISPEDKQSIIAFLKNIEANGSPGGAELGSLGPVSEGLFIWTAGLGLVIAFTIWLTARSS
- a CDS encoding heme-copper oxidase subunit III, translated to MTTATHAPSTPAHPTLNRPNMVSVGTVVWLASELMFFAALFAMYFTLRSTSSDLWAMETEKLNVPFAFANTVILVLSSVTCQFGVFAAERLQPRRTGGLFQVSRWGMVEWFLLTFLMGAVFVSVQAYEYAMLVTEGVSLSSNSYGSSFYLTTGFHGLHVTGGLIAFLFIIGRAYAAKRFGHFEATSAIVTSYYWHFVDVVWIALFVIIYFLK
- the trpD gene encoding anthranilate phosphoribosyltransferase, which produces MTTNPSSEHAWPQLLNALISRQDLRADQTRWAMNTIMAGEASDAQMAGFLVALRAKGETVQELTGLVEAMLENAKPIDIPGETLDIVGTGGDRHNTVNISSMAALVCAGAGAKVVKHGNRASSSASGSADVIEALGVRLDLTVDRVAEAALTAGITFCFAQVFHPSMRYAAVPRREMGVPTAFNFMGPLTNPARPAASAIGVADARLAPLIAGVLAERGVRALVFRGEDGLDEMTTTGVSTVWEVRDGAVETSTVDPLDLGIPRATLEDLRGGDAAANAAVVRSVLAGDRGPVRDAVVLNAAAALVALDTDAAGSLTKRLAAGIARAEAAIDGGGARAALDLWVEVTR
- a CDS encoding Lrp/AsnC ligand binding domain-containing protein encodes the protein MITAFVLIQTDSARIPECAEEISEIEGISEVYSVTGEWDLIAIARVRRHEDLADAIANRLSKVEGVIGTTTQIAFRAYSKHDLDAAFSLGFDG
- a CDS encoding DUF3054 domain-containing protein, which gives rise to MTANRSTPPRNTGHRSKPWLFLVPALDAVLIILFAALGRDTHEHGLDPAGILITASPFLAACLAGWLLLGRWRSPASLWPAGVILWVITAGAGLGIRAMAGGGVAPSFAVVTFCVLGAFLLVPRAAAALLSRGRRSASRRVSAPSDRLDSRA
- a CDS encoding TetR/AcrR family transcriptional regulator, whose translation is MPRINAPTVAEHRAAQQRALLDAARTLLAQTGEAPSMAEVAALAGLARPSAYQYYKSRQDLLHALVLDVFPRWAQRVEEAMRSEPDPADRILAYVLTNIALVAEGEHAVGNALAAVAPSEELNTQSAMMHSQLLDPLVSTLQELGSPDPAATAELINGIVHTATKLLEGERTQEDVEARVKELLEPYVREHRRSAPGEQQP
- a CDS encoding ABC transporter ATP-binding protein — translated: MSTATETPTDTLGLVIEGASLALGDGDSTVQALDDVSLTVRPGELVAVVGPSGAGKSSLLAAAGALTSPDSGTVTVNGTDLGTLNSSARARFRLRNIGFVFQSGNLIPALTAGEQLELLHRLAFGKKNFDPRELLAAVGMEHKLKSRPDQLSGGERQRVGIARALVTKPRLLLVDEPTAALDRKRSQDVVALLARETAERGVATVMVTHDHDVLHHCHRVVEMVDGRLINP
- a CDS encoding ABC transporter permease — protein: MFLALRELRFARARFGLMGGVIALIAVLMVLLSGLSSGLVNDGVSGLKAMPATAFAFNEGTKTDNAFSRSVVDESQAEAWRSQPGVEDVTLMGSTMMNGATGDGTQVDLSLFGVESDSFLAPEIGEGRASSAPNEIVVSSTGADEGLELGSVVTLDRIGTELTVVGYTNGQATFGHVTIAYLPLPTWQYITGGDAAPGAPTEADVASAQRDTASTVALLAEDGADIDFAAGDEAAGTVTSSLKESFNASPGYSAETLTLQMIQVFLYAICALVVGAFFTVWTVQRKHELAVLRAIGASTAYLLRDGLAQAAIILVGFTALGVLAGLGMGSALSGTAMPFALEAAPIGIATALTIFLGLLGAAAAIIRISRVDPLAALGGQR
- a CDS encoding flippase-like domain-containing protein, producing MTLHLRAAWARVRGSRLIRWVAALLAVVLVIEYIVLPQLVGSGNVAAALLRLPPVLVLFALALQALSQASYSLLTRAVLLGDERPGFFTLLRIDLCDLAINNTVPGGGATAAAARFRLLALCGVQSQNALSAATIQVVGSNLVLAGLFAVGLLAGHGGGGGGRYLSVAGTVVLVLLGISLIGLVVLDRQLNAAVRAARAAARAVRVIKQDSAEQFVRTIAAEVHLFRAEPRRLGAAVLLAATRYLLSAACLWVFVAAYGHVLDPGELLLAYSLANLVALAPLTPGGLGLVEGILVPMLVSFGAPDHVAVLGVLSWRVAQFWLPIPLGGLSYVSLRLGILRRTAAGKRVSQRTARKPPPRTAAPEPRSRGRRRAA